Proteins from a genomic interval of Rosa chinensis cultivar Old Blush chromosome 2, RchiOBHm-V2, whole genome shotgun sequence:
- the LOC112188904 gene encoding T-complex protein 1 subunit theta, producing MSQYGIQSMLKEGHKHLSGLDEAVVKNIEACKQLSTIIRTSLGPNGMNKMVINHLDKLFVTNDGATIVNELEVQHPAAKLLVLAGKAQQEEIGDGANLTISFAGELLSHAEELIRMGLHPSEIISGYTKAIKKTIEILEELVEEGSETMDVRNKEQVVKRMKAPVASKQFGQEEILSSLVADACIQVCPKNPANFNVDNVRVAKFLGGGLHNCTVVRGMALKTDAVGSIKKMQKAKVAVFAGGVDTSATETKGTVLIHTADQLENYAKTEEAKVEELIKAVADSGAKVIVSGAAVGEMALHFCERYKLMVLKISSKFELRRFCRTVGAVAMLKLCQPNPDDLGYVDSVAVEEIAGVRVTIVKNEEGGNSVSTVLLRASTDSILDDLERAVDDGVNTYKAMCRDSRIVPGAAATEIELARRVKEFSFKETGLDQYAIAKFAQSFEMVPKTLAENAGLNSMEIISSLYAEHAAGKTKVGIDLEGGLCKDVSTLQVWDLHVTKFFALKYAADAACTVLRVDQIIMAKPAGGPRRGDQPAGMDED from the exons ATGTCGCAGTACGGAATACAATCAATGCTGAAGGAGGGGCACAAACACCTCTCCGGTTTGGACGAAGCGGTGGTCAAGAACATCGAGGCCTGCAAGCAACTCTCCACCATCATTCGCACTTCTCTCGGTCCCAACG GCATGAATAAGATGGTAATCAATCACTTAGATAAGCTCTTTGTCACAAATGATGGTGCCACCATTGTTAATGAACTCGAGGTTCAGCACCCTGCCGCcaagcttttggttttggcaGGCAAGGCTCAACAGGAGGAGATTGGCGATGGTGCTAATCTCACCATTTCGTTCGCCGGAGAACTGCTTTCGCATGCCGAGGAGCTTATCAGGATGGGCTTGCACCCCAGTGAGATCATTAGTGGATACACGAAAGCAATTAAGAAG ACAATTGAAATCTTGGAAGAACTGGTTGAGGAAGGTTCTGAGACTATGGACGTGCGTAATAAAGAACAAGTGGTTAAAAGAATGAAAGCACCGGTAGCCAGCAAGCAGTTTGGACAAGAAGAGATATTGTCCTCACTTGTTGCCGAT GCATGTATACAAGTATGCCCCAAGAACCCAGCAAACTTTAATGTGGATAATGTACGTGTGGCAAAGTTCTTGGGAGGGGGTTTGCATAATTGTACTGTAGTTCGAGGTATGGCATTAAAGACTGATGCTGTTGGCAGCATCAAGAAAATGCAGAAGGCCAAG GTTGCTGTGTTTGCTGGTGGTGTTGATACCTCTGCAACTGAGACCAAGGGAACTGTCTTAATTCATACTGCTGATCAG CTAGAAAATTATGCAAAAACTGAAGAAGCTAAAGTTGAGGAGCTCATCAAAGCAGTTGCAGATTCAGGAGCCAAAGTAATTGTCAGTGGAGCAGCAGTTGGAGAAATGGCATTACATTTCTGTGAGCGATACAA GCTCATGGTGCTGAAAATCAGTTCAAAATTTGAATTGAGACGATTTTGCCGTACAGTTGGTGCTGTTGCTATG TTGAAGCTTTGCCAGCCTAACCCAGATGATCTTGGATATGTTGACTCTGTCGCAGTTGAGGAAATTGCTGGTGTTAGG GTTACTATTGTGAAGAATGAAGAAGGTGGTAACTCTGTATCCACTGTGCTTCTAAGGGCAAGTACTGATAGTATATTAGATGACCTTGAAAGAGCAGTTGATGATGGGGTGAACACTTACAAG GCTATGTGCAGGGATAGCCGTATTGTTCCTGGAGCTGCAGCTACTGAAATTGAGTTAGCCAGGAGGGTCAAGGAGTTCTCTTTCAAAGAAACAGG ATTGGATCAGTATGCTATAGCAAAATTTGCCCAAAGTTTTGAGATGGTGCCGAAAACTCTTGCTGAAAATGCGGGGCTTAATTCAATGGAGATAATATCTTCCCTATATGCTGAACATGCAGCCGGGAAAACCAAAGTTGGCATTGACTTGGAGGGAGGCCTTTGCAAAGATGTATCAACTTTACAAGTTTGGGACCTTCATGTTACTAA GTTCTTTGCTCTCAAGTATGCTGCAGATGCTGCCTGCACTGTACTACGAGTAGATCAA ATTATAATGGCAAAACCAGCAGGTGGCCCGAGGAGGGGGGATCAGCCTGCAGGCATGGATGAGGACTAA